The nucleotide window ATTTCTCTAATATTTGATTTTGGGATAGCGTTTGCTGATGAACGAATCATGTTAGCTGCATTGGTGCAATCATCAATGCATTGTTGAATATCTTGTTTTGATGTCAAAATAATACCTCCCTTCTAATAAATTTCTAAATAGATACAGTTATTTGCTACAAGTAATAACATATATTAGTATTTAAAAAAAATAATAACTTTATCCGTTAATTTGAAATAATGAGTATGTTTTTAAATTATTGTCCTGATATAATTTTTTTAAGTCCTGCTATAGCTGAGTAACCTGCTGCATTTTTCCATCTCTCATTTCAGTAAACATCTGCCGTACTTCCGCATTTACCATACGTACTGCTGCTAAACTTGCAATCCCTGCTGCTACAAGGTAGTTGTGACCTGAAAGTATCGACAATTGCCGCTGTCTCATATATCTTGTAGTAATAATAAGTGCTATATATAGCAGTATTGCTCTTATAGAAAAAGCCCAAAACGGGAGCTCTTTAGCCCCAAACCATAAATCCTTCCACATCTTACATCGCCTTGGTTTATAGTTTCATACAACATCTTCACTTTTATTCTTAGTAGGTACAATTAAATGGAAATGGGTTAACAATCCATATATTTTGTCATAGCTTTGGTGATAATTATTTATCTACATATAAACTTCATAAATGTTGTTTATAATAATGGCATTAGTAAAAAAAATATTGATGGAGGATTATCATGAAAAAATTAGTGCAACTTAAACTGGATTTTAATGAGTCAGTTTCATCAGGTGACAAGAATCAGATTCTTGTAATAAGTAAGAGGCTTGATAAGCTAATTGATGATTTCATTAAGAAGAGTATACATATTGAGTTAAAGAAAAATTGACTGGTAAAGATTCCTTAAATAATAATTACCGGAGTACTAATACTTATATAACAATCAAGTAGGTGGGATAATGAATACTTCTCAAGGAAATCAGCTAATACAAAATCAGCGCTTGACACTTACCCCTAAAATGATAGAAGAACTGAAACTATTGCATATGTGTAGCATTGAATTATGCCAATATATTGGGGAGGTATTAAATGAAAATCCGCTACTAGAGAGTGATCAAAAGAATGATTGGATAGAAAAACATGCTGAATATTGTCGTCTAAACAATGAAAAGACATATGCGAATTTTAATGACGCTGATCAAGCTTCAATAGATTATACTGAATATACGGAAGCGCCTATATCTCTAAGGCAGTATTTGATTTCACAGCTAGGTGAAATTAAGATAGATTGTTTATCCAGAAAGATTGCAGAGTATATTATTCAATGCATAGATGATAAGGGTTATTTTGAAGAAAATCTTTCGGAAGTTGGAATATCAATAGGTGCACCCTTAAAAAGAGTTGTAAAAGCATTAAAGCTTGTTCAGAATTTAGAACCAGCAGGTATAGGTGCAAGAAATCTAAAAGAATGTTTGCTATTGCAGTTAAAAAGAAGAAATATAATGAATCCTGAATTGAAAATGATCATTGAAGGGCATCTTGATTTATTGGCTGAGCATCGCTATAAGGAGATTGCTAAAAGGATTTCTATTAAAGAAGAGCAGGTTATAAGTTTACATCAAGTTTTAAGAGATTTAAATCCAAAGCCAGGAATACAATTTTCAGGGCATACAATGAACTATGTTATACCTGAGTTGATCGTTAATGAGAGAGATGGTAAATATATAGTAGAGTTTATTGATGAATTAGTTCCATTACTTAAAATTAACACCTTTTATAAAGGATTAATGAAAAGTACAGAGTGTGGCTCAGAGGAAATGAACTATATTAAAACAAAAATTATGAAAGCCACCGAAATTATTCAAGCCATTGAACAAAGAAAAAAGACGATCTTGGCAACGGCAAATTTTATTGTTCAATATCAGGAAGGTTTTTTTAGAAAGGGGTATTCTTATCTGAAGCCAATGACGATGAAAATGGTTTCGAGTAGTATGGGTGTTCATGAGTCAACAATTAGTAGAACTGTAAATCAAAAATATATACAAACGAGTAGAGGTATTTTTGAACTAAAGTTCTTTTTTTCTTCTAGTCTAGAGGCATCAGGAGGTCAAGATGTTTCATCTACATCTGTGAAAGAGCTTATTAAGTTGCTGGTACTTGAAGAGAATAAAAAAACCCCCTTAAGTGACATGGATATTGTTACTAGGCTTAAAGAGAAGGGTATTCATATTGCAAGAAGAACTATATCAAAATATAGGGAAGAGCTTATGATTCCTTCTTCAAGTAAGCGGAAATTATAAATAAAAAATCAATGTTAAAATGCATTATTATAAATATTTTGCTTATAATGAAATCTTCATAAAAACCACACAAATATTTCATATACTTGTCATAACAAAAATAGGAGGCAAAAAAATGAATAAACATTGTGCAGAAAACAAACTTCATAAGGTTTTAATGGTTCTCTGCTGTGCTATACCAATTATTATTTTAGGTGTACTATATTTAGGGAAGGTTCAAGGAACATCATGGGGAAGTATGTTAAGTTTTGCTGCAATATTATTATGCCCACTACTGCATTTGATAATGATGCCATTAATGATGAGACGTAATAAAAAAGAAAGTACGGGAGAAAATAACTCAAGCTGTCATTAGTCAAAAAGGGCAAGAACGAAGTAAATGAAGTAAATGTTTTGAATACTATTTATATTAATTCGAATACTATAATTAAAAATTTATGGAGGTATTAAAATGAAAAAAACAATTCTTGTGGTTGTTTTATTATTCACTATAATCTTGACCGTTGCTTGTTCTCCAAAACAGACAAGCCCAAATTCAGAAACCCAACCAGAGGTTGAACCTGAAACAACGACTGAAGATGATATGGTAAAGGAAGATATGCCAGAGTATTTTGTATATACTGCAAATGAAGATGATGCAACAGTTTCTGTTATAAACATGGCAACCATGGAAACTACTACAACGATCTCAGTTGGTCAAGGACCTCATAATGTTCAAGTTTCACCAGATGGAAAGTATGTTTATGTGGCGGAGAATAAGGACAACACAGTTTCAGCCATAGATACATCTAACAATTCTGTAGTTAAAACAATAAGTGTAGGAGAAGGCCCTAGTCATGTCATTTTTTCACCAGATTCAAGCACTGCTTATGTGACTGTTAATGAAATGGCAGAAGATGAAACTGATTCAGATGATATGGATATGAAAACCACTGGAAATGTATACGTGATTAATGTCACAAGTGGTAATATTGAGACGAAAATCCCAGTTGGTTATATGCCTCATGGCTTAAGATTTTCATCTGATAATAAATATATTTTTGTAGCAAACAATGATTCCGATAATGTTTCTGTTATTGATGTAGCCACTAATCAAGTAACAAAAACAATTGAGGTCGGAAAGAAACCTGTGCAAGTTGCACCTACTCCAGACGGTAAATTTGTATTTGTATCCTTAAATGAGGATCATAGTGTTGCGGTTATTGATACGGCGACGTTGGAAGTAATTAAGACGATTCCTGTAGGCAAAAATCCTATACAACTATCTTCAACTCCAGATAGCAAATTTATTTATGTAGCAAATACAGAATCTGATAACATAAGTGTTATTGATACAGCTACCCAATCCGTAATTAGTTTTATTCCGGCGGGAGATAAAGCACATGGAGTAGCTATTTCAAAAGATGGTAGTACAGTTTTTGTAACCAACACAGGTGCAAATAATATTACAGTAGTTGATACAGCAACAAACTCGGTTATTGATACTATTTCAGCAGGAAAAGCACCAAATGGCGTTACAATAATGGAATAAGTTAATTGCGAAAGCTTTATAGTAAGTCATCTCTTTCATATGATTTAACATAGACATCCTGAATTTTAAGTTTCGAAATTCAGGGTGTTTTTTGCGTTCTTTTATTGACAATAAGAAACCTACAGAAGTTGTTAGAAAACTGGTAAATTATAACAAAGGGTTTTTTATGAAAATAATCGTATATTTTTATGTTTTATATATAACAATATAAGTGGGATTGAAATTATCCATACTGCTTTTATGATGGAGGGCACTAAGGTGAAGTTTTTAAAAGGGTTGTTTACTTTCTTTGTAATATTGGTTATTTTAGGAGGTTTAGTTTATATTGGTTACGCCGTTCTCGAGAGAGATATATTTCAATTACGTGTTGACACTACTCCAAACGCTCAGATGGAAGAAACGAATCAAGACAATATGAATATGAAAGGCATGGATAATTCGGCTCAAGAAAATGTTAAACCTGCATTACCAAATCCTTATGATGCGCAAAATAGGGAGAAAATGACTCAAGCTATAGGTATGATTGATCAGGCGTTAGAATTAATTACAATTGATCCTTATTCTAAAGCCACAATGCCTAGTTCAAAGGATTCAATGCAAATGGATAGTATGCAAGGACAAGAGCAAGGAAATGGTACAATCAATATCTATCCAAGTGATAACAGTTCAGTTAACATTGGACCGTCAGAAAACAATACGGATTCTGCAAATAACGAAGTAAACGCTACAGATGCTATGCAGGGAAATATGGACAGCATGACCATGAATCAAAGCAATAACTATGTTTATGATCAAGGAAAACTACAACAGCTTCATAGTGGTATATTTACGATGGCACAAGGTGTCTTAGCAATAAATGAATTAAATGATGATCTTATTGAACAATCTATGATGGTAGAAACAAATCCGTTAAGTTATCAAACCTATGTTTTAAGATATAGCACTGCTTTAAAGAATAAAACAAATTTAGAAAATGCTGTAGAAATGTTAAGCCAAGCCTCAGTGCTCATTAATATAAACCCTTATGCATCACAAAACGGATATGCTTATAACAATGATTCTATGAAGCAGCTTCATGAAGGCATTTATAAACTGGCACAGGGTATGGCGTTGTTAAAAAGTTTAAATAATGATTTTACAACTCAAATGACATCAGCCACATTGCAAGCACAAAACATTGTATATAATAATCAAATAAGTGTAGATGATATGGGGTATATGGGATATGGGATGTTTGAAAACATAAGTATATCTACAGTAATTAATTTAGTTATTATAGTTTTGGTGGCTGGATTAATTATAGGTATCTTAGGTGCAATATCAAGTTTATTTAAGAAAAACAAAAAAAATATAATTGTCAATCGAGATTATGAAGAGCACAGCCCTACGGAAAGGGGATGAAGCACATAATGAAAAATGATTGGATAATTAGAAACTTACTAAGCGTAATACTTGGAGCAATTGCATTTGGATTACTATTTAATATATTTACAGGAGGTGGAAATGCTATGAACGAAAATATGATGGGAAATGGAATTGGATCATATGGAAATTCTATAAATGGATTTTTAGCTAGTTTACTTGTTTTACTTGTGAAATTTCTTATGATTGTTCTTGTAATAGCAATCGTAGTTGGAGTTGTAATGTGGATTAAAAACAATTTATTTAAAGATACGCATATAAATATTTCTCAAGCAATCAATCACGATCCAATATTAAAAGCAATATTTGGTATTACAGTTGTTGTATTTGGTATTGTTCTTATAGGTTGGGTGTTTAACAATTTTGTTAATCCTAGTATGGGTTATGGTTATGGTATGGGGAATATGGATGGAAACAGTATGAATTATGCAAATGGACAAGGCATGATGAATGGATCAGGTATAAATATGAATGGATTTAATACCACATTTGGCATAACAGGAGTTGTATCACTTTTAATTAAAGTATTATCCTATGTATTTATAATTTCTTTGATATTGGGTTTAGTTGCATATTTGAAGAAGCAATATGAAGCTGGAAGCTTTGATTTTCTAAAAGCAACGACTAATCAAGTTAATGCAGGTTCAGTTAATACAAGTCCAGTTGCATCAATCATTACGAACCCGAATATGGATCAAAAAACTGAACAAAAAATAGATCAAAAAACAGAAATAAAAACCGATCAAAAACCAAAATAATAAAAAATGATGGCACTGTAAGGGAGAATATAGGGTGAAAACAAGGTTTGACTTTATCATTCATTGGCTTTGGACAATTGTATTTGCCATATTAGCCGTTAGCGGTATTGCAATGATAGGAGTAAAGTATGGTTGGATTTTAAATTATGATATTTCTTCAGCAGATTTAACACATCGTATAGTTGCGGCAGTATTTGTAATTCTTACATCTATAACCATTGGTTATGAAGTAATACGTGGAATCAAGAATGATGAAAAAAAGTTAGCATGGTTGATTATCGGAAAAAGTGGATATCAACTCTTTACCTTTATAACAACCTTAATTTTTATTATTACAGGAGTGATAATTTGGGTGTGTATGGGTACAAATTCAAATATGTCAGCTATAGCTTTTTCACTATATATTCACGAAAAGTTAACTTATGTTGTTGTTGCAAGTGTTATATGGCATATATATGAAAAATGCCATGCACTTACTTGGAATAAGAAGTTAGTTAAATGTAATTTGGTTAAAGAGAGGAAAAAGGACGATGATGCAAAAGGCATGGTTTAAAACATTTATATGGTTTGTTTCAACCGCCATGTTCTTCCTTATATCAAGCATTATAATATCTGAGTTTAGTCCTGAACCATCTGAGCAAGAAGTAATGGCCTATATGGCTGGAATGATGCAAGCTATGGAAACGTCATTAATGGGACTTTCAATGACTATTGAACAAGATGTAGAATTAAAACGCTTCATTTTAAACGCAACATCAATTACTTTCCCTCTTGTTTTTATAGGCATAGCAGGGGGTATTTTCATTAGAGTTACTAGGAGGAAAAATAGTGGTTAAAAAAAAGTTGGCCTTTATAAAACTTTCAGCTTTCTTTGGAATGATAACTCTTTTAACTATATTTTTCTTATGGGGTAATAAATCTAGTACAACTTCACCTGCTAGTATGATGGGACAAAGTATGGGAGACATGATGAGTGGTGAGCATTTACAAGACATTACAGTCAGAGAGCTTATACTACAACAAGATCAAATAGAAGAATCTCAAGATATAGATTCACAAGCAAGTCATCATAGTTCCGAAGGATTTCTTAAAACAGCCCACTATTTATCAACAGCAACGATAGTAATTTTGCTTCCATTTATACTAGCTGGAACGATCTTTCTAGCAATCATCTGGCTAAATACAAAATCGGAGGTAAAAAGGTGAATTTAGGTAATGTTGGTTCTTTTTATATGGTATTTCTTATTTTACTTCTTATTGTAGGGTTGGGCATGTTAGCTATGGGCTTGATCACATATATGTTCAAACCTATAAACAAAAAATCACTCAAAAATGAAGGAGGTAATTTTATGCAAAATAATAATTGGTTAAAGCTAGCGTTATTTTCATTTATAGGTATCATGATTTCAGTCATAATTTTAGGGTTTCTATCACC belongs to Firmicutes bacterium HGW-Firmicutes-1 and includes:
- the rpoN gene encoding RNA polymerase sigma-54 factor, yielding MNTSQGNQLIQNQRLTLTPKMIEELKLLHMCSIELCQYIGEVLNENPLLESDQKNDWIEKHAEYCRLNNEKTYANFNDADQASIDYTEYTEAPISLRQYLISQLGEIKIDCLSRKIAEYIIQCIDDKGYFEENLSEVGISIGAPLKRVVKALKLVQNLEPAGIGARNLKECLLLQLKRRNIMNPELKMIIEGHLDLLAEHRYKEIAKRISIKEEQVISLHQVLRDLNPKPGIQFSGHTMNYVIPELIVNERDGKYIVEFIDELVPLLKINTFYKGLMKSTECGSEEMNYIKTKIMKATEIIQAIEQRKKTILATANFIVQYQEGFFRKGYSYLKPMTMKMVSSSMGVHESTISRTVNQKYIQTSRGIFELKFFFSSSLEASGGQDVSSTSVKELIKLLVLEENKKTPLSDMDIVTRLKEKGIHIARRTISKYREELMIPSSSKRKL